CAGTGGCGCTGATGCTCTTGGTTTCTTGATAGGTCTGCAGCAGCAGTTTTCTTGCCTGAAAGCGGTTCATAGCGTATACTTCCCTGTAGGCCAGATCGGCCATAGGCGGTGCTCCTCCTGGTGCAGTTGTTTCCACAATTCTTTTACCACAGGAGCACCCCCTTTTGTCAAAATCGCCTGTACCACCTGGTAACGATCTGTTGGCGCAAGCGCATATGTAATTTGACAGGCCAGGGTTCTTCTGCTAGAATTTGTTAGCTGATTGAGGCCATACCGACACATCTTTTTGACCGCTATCATACGTACAAGGAGGTGATGCCCGTGATAGAGAGTTTTGAACCTAGGGGCATCACCGGAGGTGGTGCGCTCTAATCAGCACCGCAGGTGCCGGTGTATGCCTCAAGCATGAAGGGCCTCTGCAATGCAGAGGCCCTTTGTGCTAAATCCACACCAGGAGGGGAATATGCGCAAGATCCTGATTCGAAATGCTGATGTCATTACCCTGAATGAAAATAGCGATGTCCTGTATCGTACCAATATTGCCATCGCGGATGGAAAAATACAGGCTATAGGTGCTGTTCCTCCTGATTTTGAAGCGGATGAGGCTATCGAAGCCAGTGACCATGTGGTCATGCCCGGCTTTTTCAATGCCCATACTCATGCGTCAATGACCTTCGAGCGAGGGTGGGCCGACGACTTGCCCTTTGAGCGCTGGCTGAACGAGCGCATTTGGGTAGCGGAATCAACACTGACGGCAGAGGATGTGCGCTGGGGGGCATATCTAGCGGCCGCCGAAATGATACGCGCTGGCACGGTAGGATTTGCCGATCATTATTTCTTCATGGACGAAGTGGCGCAGGTTGCGGAGGAAGCGGGATTGCGCGCCAACTTAGCTTGGTGCGTGTTCGGAATGGGAGCGCAGACAGAAATCGGGCGAGGACTCGAAGAGAGCATTGAATTCGTGCAACGCTGGCAGGGAGCGGCAGGAGGCCGCATCCGGACAGTCCTGGGGCCGCATTCTCCCTATGCCTGTCCGCCTGACTTCTTGGCCACAGTTGCTGAGAAAGCGGCCAAACTTGGCGTGGGCATCCACATTCACCTGTCAGAGTTCCGCGAGCAGCTGGAGAGTTCCCTGGTTAGGTATGGGGTAACGCCGGTCAAGTTCCTCGAGCAAAGGGGCATTCTGGACCACCCTACCATAGCAGCACACTGCATCTACCTCACGCCCGAGGACATGGACATTCTGGGGGTCAAACAAGTGAACGTTATACAGTGCCCGATCACGCACATGAAGCTTGGCATGGGTGTGACGCCAGTCCCAGAATTGTTGGCCAGAGAGGTAAATGTGGCACTTGGAACCGATGGGCCGGCCTCGAACAACGGTCTCGATATGTTAGAGGAAGCCCGATTGGCCACGCTAATACAGAAAGATCATCACCTAGACCCAGTGATCTTGCCTGCTGAGCTGACCTTGCGCTTGGCAACTCAGAATGGTGCCAAGGCTCTAGGATTTCCCGAAAGCGGAGTGCTTGCCCCAGGGAGGCCAGCAGACCTCATTATCTTTGATTTTCGCAAGCCACACCTTCGCCCACGCCACAACTTGCTATCGAACATTATCTATTCAGCCAAATCCGCTGACATCAGCCACGTCATCGTGGCTGGGCGTATCCTACTGAAAGATGGGGTATTGACCACGCTGGATGAGGAGCGCATCCTGTACGAAGCGGAACAACGCGCGTTTCGCATGGTCAAGCAGGATATGCACATCGTACGCGCCTATGACCTGGGGTTGAGAAAATAAAGGCAAAGCGATGAAATCGCTACTTCTCAGGATGGCGCACGCAATCTGGGATAGTGAAGCAAAAAGTGCTACCTTTGCCTACCTCGCTCTCCACCCAAATGCGGCCTCCATGTAACTCGACCAGGTTCTTGGTAAGGGCTAAACCAATGCCAATCCCGCCATGTTCGCGGATCAGGGAGCTTTCCAATTGGTAGAATGGTTTGAAAATCCATTCCCACTCCTCCTTGGGGATGCCAATGCCGGTGTCTTGAACAGCAATCTTTAGTGCAGAGTCATCCGCCTCAGCTGTGACCCTGATTTGCCCATCCTTTGGTGTAAATTTGATAGCGTTGTTGATCAAGTTCTTCAATA
The DNA window shown above is from Chloroflexota bacterium and carries:
- a CDS encoding amidohydrolase, with protein sequence MRKILIRNADVITLNENSDVLYRTNIAIADGKIQAIGAVPPDFEADEAIEASDHVVMPGFFNAHTHASMTFERGWADDLPFERWLNERIWVAESTLTAEDVRWGAYLAAAEMIRAGTVGFADHYFFMDEVAQVAEEAGLRANLAWCVFGMGAQTEIGRGLEESIEFVQRWQGAAGGRIRTVLGPHSPYACPPDFLATVAEKAAKLGVGIHIHLSEFREQLESSLVRYGVTPVKFLEQRGILDHPTIAAHCIYLTPEDMDILGVKQVNVIQCPITHMKLGMGVTPVPELLAREVNVALGTDGPASNNGLDMLEEARLATLIQKDHHLDPVILPAELTLRLATQNGAKALGFPESGVLAPGRPADLIIFDFRKPHLRPRHNLLSNIIYSAKSADISHVIVAGRILLKDGVLTTLDEERILYEAEQRAFRMVKQDMHIVRAYDLGLRK